A section of the Agromyces aurantiacus genome encodes:
- a CDS encoding TetR/AcrR family transcriptional regulator, with protein sequence MPSVTDAGRRVPRRDAAENREALLTAAVGVLAATPDASLEAIATAAGLSRRALYGHFANRDELIVALIERGAQRLNLAAVGTDHPDAPAAIALLGARLWDAVEHVRVLAQVALRPPYVDRVASALAPVRARLAELVERGAADGTVRGDIRPPVLARLIEESAIAVLEEAARSDLADAEGRRLVVLAVLGTAGLSWREAGALVATTPELTTAPTEEP encoded by the coding sequence ATGCCGTCCGTCACCGACGCGGGCCGTCGCGTGCCACGTCGGGACGCGGCCGAGAACCGCGAAGCCCTGCTCACCGCCGCCGTCGGCGTGCTCGCCGCGACGCCCGACGCGTCGCTCGAGGCCATCGCCACGGCCGCCGGGCTCAGCCGGCGCGCGCTCTACGGGCACTTCGCCAACCGCGACGAGCTGATCGTCGCGCTCATCGAGCGCGGCGCCCAGCGCCTCAACCTCGCCGCCGTCGGCACCGACCACCCCGACGCCCCGGCCGCGATCGCGCTGCTCGGCGCCCGGCTGTGGGACGCGGTCGAGCACGTCCGCGTCCTCGCGCAGGTCGCGCTGCGCCCGCCGTACGTCGACCGGGTCGCCTCGGCGCTCGCGCCGGTGCGCGCCCGCCTGGCCGAGCTCGTCGAGCGCGGCGCCGCCGACGGCACGGTGCGCGGCGACATCCGCCCTCCTGTGCTCGCGCGCCTCATCGAGGAGTCGGCGATCGCCGTGCTCGAGGAGGCGGCACGGAGCGACCTGGCCGACGCCGAGGGCCGGCGACTCGTCGTGCTCGCCGTGCTCGGCACCGCGGGCCTGTCCTGGCGCGAGGCGGGCGCGCTCGTCGCGACCACCCCCGAACTCACCACTGCACCGACCGAGGAACCATGA